One Streptomyces sp. NBC_00554 DNA segment encodes these proteins:
- the rplA gene encoding 50S ribosomal protein L1, which yields MSKRSKSLRAADAKIDREKFYAPLEAVRLAKETSTSKFDGTVEVAFRLGVDPRKADQMVRGTVNLPHGTGKTARVLVFATGDRAEAALAAGADIVGSDELIDEVSKGRLDFDAVVATPDLMGKVGRLGRVLGPRGLMPNPKTGTVTPDVAKAVTEIKGGKIEFRVDKHSNLHFIIGKTSFDETQLVENYGAALDEILRLKPSAAKGRYIKKATISTTIGPGIQLDSNRTRNLLVEEDPAAV from the coding sequence GTGAGCAAGCGCAGCAAGTCTCTCCGCGCTGCGGACGCCAAGATCGACCGGGAGAAGTTCTACGCCCCGCTCGAGGCCGTCCGTCTCGCCAAGGAGACCTCCACCTCGAAGTTCGACGGCACTGTCGAGGTCGCCTTCCGTCTGGGTGTCGACCCGCGCAAGGCCGACCAGATGGTCCGTGGCACCGTGAACCTCCCGCACGGCACCGGTAAGACCGCCCGGGTCCTGGTCTTCGCGACCGGTGACCGTGCCGAGGCCGCACTCGCCGCGGGCGCCGACATCGTCGGCTCCGACGAGCTCATCGACGAGGTGTCGAAGGGCCGTCTGGACTTCGACGCCGTCGTCGCCACCCCGGACCTCATGGGCAAGGTCGGCCGCCTCGGCCGAGTCCTCGGCCCGCGTGGTCTGATGCCGAACCCGAAGACCGGCACCGTGACCCCGGACGTGGCCAAGGCCGTGACCGAGATCAAGGGCGGCAAGATCGAGTTCCGCGTCGACAAGCACTCGAACCTGCACTTCATCATCGGCAAGACCTCGTTCGACGAGACCCAGCTGGTGGAGAACTACGGCGCCGCGCTGGACGAGATCCTTCGTCTGAAGCCGTCGGCCGCCAAGGGTCGCTACATCAAGAAGGCCACGATCAGCACCACGATCGGCCCCGGCATTCAGCTCGACTCGAACCGCACCCGCAACCTCCTCGTCGAGGAGGACCCGGCCGCCGTCTGA
- the nusG gene encoding transcription termination/antitermination protein NusG — MSDPNLNDAIESVESVEDELDIVEGADTEDPDEVEAADAAAGEPAEEAALHVEDESGGDVESVEDDDVSDEDLAVEDDEAEAEEEPEPVDPVTALREELRALPGEWYVIHTYAGYENRVKTNLEQRAVSLNVEDFIFQAEVPQEEVAQIKNGERKTVRQNKLPGYVLVRMDLTNESWGVVRNTPGVTGFVGNAYDPYPLTLDEIVKMLAPEAEEKAAREAAEAEGRPAPARKLEVQVLDFEVGDSVTVTDGPFATLQATINEINADSKKVKGLVEIFGRETPVELSFDQIQKN; from the coding sequence GTGTCTGACCCGAACCTGAACGACGCCATCGAGTCGGTCGAGTCCGTTGAGGACGAGCTCGACATCGTGGAGGGCGCGGACACCGAGGACCCGGACGAGGTCGAGGCTGCCGACGCCGCCGCGGGCGAGCCCGCCGAAGAGGCGGCCCTGCACGTCGAGGACGAGTCCGGTGGGGACGTCGAGTCCGTCGAGGACGACGACGTTTCCGACGAGGACCTCGCTGTCGAGGACGACGAGGCCGAGGCCGAAGAAGAGCCCGAGCCCGTCGACCCCGTCACCGCCCTGCGCGAGGAGCTCCGTGCCCTCCCCGGCGAGTGGTACGTCATCCACACGTACGCCGGTTACGAGAACCGCGTGAAGACCAACCTCGAACAGCGTGCCGTCTCGCTGAACGTGGAGGACTTCATCTTCCAGGCCGAGGTGCCGCAGGAAGAGGTCGCGCAGATCAAGAACGGCGAGCGCAAGACCGTCCGGCAGAACAAGCTCCCCGGCTACGTGCTGGTGCGCATGGACCTGACGAACGAGTCCTGGGGCGTCGTCCGTAACACCCCCGGCGTCACCGGCTTCGTGGGCAACGCCTACGACCCGTACCCGCTGACCCTGGACGAGATCGTCAAGATGCTTGCCCCGGAGGCCGAGGAGAAGGCCGCCCGTGAGGCAGCCGAGGCCGAGGGCAGGCCGGCTCCGGCCCGCAAGCTCGAGGTCCAGGTGCTGGACTTCGAGGTCGGCGACTCGGTCACCGTCACCGACGGCCCGTTCGCCACGCTCCAGGCGACCATCAACGAGATCAACGCCGACTCGAAGAAGGTCAAGGGCCTCGTCGAGATCTTCGGCCGCGAGACTCCGGTCGAGCTTTCCTTCGACCAGATCCAGAAGAACTAG
- the rplK gene encoding 50S ribosomal protein L11: MPPKKKKVTGLIKLQIQAGAANPAPPVGPALGQHGVNIMEFCKAYNAATESQRGWVIPVEITVYEDRSFTFITKTPPAAKMILKAAGVEKGSGEPHKTKVAKITQAQVREIATTKMPDLNANDLDAASKIIAGTARSMGITVEG, translated from the coding sequence ATGCCTCCCAAGAAGAAGAAGGTCACGGGGCTTATCAAGCTCCAGATCCAGGCCGGCGCCGCCAACCCGGCTCCGCCGGTCGGCCCCGCGCTGGGTCAGCACGGCGTCAACATCATGGAGTTCTGCAAGGCCTACAACGCCGCGACCGAGTCGCAGCGTGGCTGGGTGATCCCGGTGGAGATCACGGTCTACGAAGACCGCTCCTTCACCTTCATCACCAAGACTCCGCCGGCCGCCAAGATGATCCTCAAGGCCGCGGGTGTCGAGAAGGGCTCCGGCGAGCCGCACAAGACCAAGGTCGCCAAGATCACCCAGGCGCAGGTCCGTGAGATCGCCACGACCAAGATGCCCGACCTGAACGCCAACGACCTGGACGCCGCGTCGAAGATCATCGCCGGCACCGCCCGTTCCATGGGCATCACGGTCGAGGGCTGA
- the rpoB gene encoding DNA-directed RNA polymerase subunit beta: MAASRTASTANTNNGASTAPLRISFAKIKEPLEVPNLLALQTESFDWLLGNAAWKARVEAALDSGQDVPTKSGLEEIFEEISPIEDFSGSMSLTFRDHRFEPPKNSIDECKDRDFTYSAPLFVTAEFTNNETGEIKSQTVFMGDFPLMTNKGTFVINGTERVVVSQLVRSPGVYFDSSIDKTSDKDIFSTKVIPSRGAWLEMEIDKRDMVGVRIDRKRKQSVTVLLKALGWTTEQILEEFGEYESMRATLEKDHTQGQDDALLDIYRKLRPGEPPTREAAQTLLENLYFNPKRYDLAKVGRYKVNKKLGSEAPLDAGILTVEDIISSIKYLVKLHAGETETVGPNGASIVVETDDIDHFGNRRLRNVGELIQNQVRTGLARMERVVRERMTTQDVEAITPQTLINIRPVVASIKEFFGTSQLSQFMDQNNPLSGLTHKRRLSALGPGGLSRERAGFEVRDVHPSHYGRMCPIETPEGPNIGLIGSLASYGRVNAFGFVETPYRKVVNGTVTDDVDYLTADEEDRFVIAQANAGLSDDMRFTESRVLVRRRGGEIDYIAGDDVDYMDVSPRQMVSVATAMIPFLEHDDANRALMGANMMRQAVPLIKSEAPLVGTGMEYRCAVDAGDVLKSEKDGVVQEVSADYVTTANDDGTYTTYRLHKFSRSNQGTSVNQKVVVDEGARVVTGQVLADGPATENGEMALGKNLLVAFMPWEGHNYEDAIILSQRLVQDDVLSSIHIEEHEVDARDTKLGPEEITRDIPNVSEEVLADLDERGIIRIGAEVVAGDILVGKVTPKGETELTPEERLLRAIFGEKAREVRDTSLKVPHGEIGKVIGVRVFDREEGDELPPGVNQLVRVYVAQKRKITDGDKLAGRHGNKGVISKILPIEDMPFLEDGTPVDIILNPLGVPSRMNPGQVLEIHLGWLASRGWDVSGLGEEWAQRLQAIGADQVVPGTNVATPVFDGAREDELAGLLQHTIPNRDGSRMVLPTGKAPLFDGRSGEPFPEPVSVGYMYILKLHHLVDDKLHARSTGPYSMITQQPLGGKAQFGGQRFGEMEVWALEAYGAAYALQELLTIKSDDVTGRVKVYEAIVKGENIPEPGIPESFKVLIKEMQSLCLNVEVLSSDGMSIEMRDTDEDVFRAAEELGIDLSRREPSSVEEV, encoded by the coding sequence TTGGCCGCCTCGCGCACTGCCTCGACCGCGAATACGAACAACGGCGCCAGCACCGCCCCGCTGCGCATCTCCTTTGCAAAGATCAAGGAGCCCCTCGAGGTTCCGAACCTTCTTGCGCTGCAGACCGAGAGCTTCGACTGGCTGCTCGGCAATGCCGCGTGGAAGGCTCGTGTCGAGGCGGCTCTGGACAGTGGACAGGATGTCCCCACCAAGTCCGGTCTGGAGGAGATCTTCGAGGAGATCTCCCCGATCGAGGACTTCTCCGGGTCGATGTCCTTGACGTTCCGCGACCACCGCTTCGAGCCTCCCAAGAACTCGATCGACGAGTGCAAGGACCGTGACTTCACGTACTCCGCGCCGCTCTTCGTGACCGCCGAGTTCACCAACAACGAGACCGGCGAGATCAAGTCCCAGACGGTCTTCATGGGCGACTTCCCGCTCATGACCAACAAGGGCACCTTCGTCATCAACGGCACCGAGCGTGTCGTGGTGTCCCAGCTGGTCCGCTCGCCGGGTGTCTACTTCGACTCCTCCATCGACAAGACGTCCGACAAGGACATCTTCTCCACGAAGGTCATCCCGTCCCGGGGTGCCTGGCTGGAGATGGAGATCGACAAGCGCGACATGGTCGGTGTCCGCATCGACCGCAAGCGCAAGCAGTCCGTCACCGTTCTCCTGAAGGCTCTCGGTTGGACGACCGAGCAGATCCTCGAGGAGTTCGGCGAGTACGAGTCCATGCGCGCCACCCTGGAGAAGGACCACACCCAGGGCCAGGACGACGCGCTGCTCGACATCTACCGCAAGCTGCGTCCGGGCGAGCCGCCGACGCGTGAGGCCGCGCAGACCCTGCTCGAGAACCTCTACTTCAACCCGAAGCGCTACGACCTCGCGAAGGTCGGCCGCTACAAGGTGAACAAGAAGCTCGGCAGCGAAGCGCCGCTGGACGCCGGGATCCTGACCGTCGAGGACATCATCTCGTCGATCAAGTACCTGGTGAAGCTGCACGCCGGTGAGACCGAGACCGTCGGCCCCAACGGCGCCTCGATCGTCGTCGAGACCGACGACATCGACCACTTCGGCAACCGTCGTCTGCGCAACGTCGGCGAGCTCATCCAGAACCAGGTCCGTACGGGTCTGGCTCGTATGGAGCGCGTCGTCCGTGAGCGCATGACGACTCAGGACGTCGAGGCGATCACGCCGCAGACCCTGATCAACATCCGGCCGGTCGTCGCCTCCATCAAGGAGTTCTTCGGCACCAGCCAGCTGTCGCAGTTCATGGACCAGAACAACCCGCTGTCGGGTCTCACCCACAAGCGCCGTCTGTCGGCGCTTGGCCCGGGTGGTCTCTCCCGTGAGCGGGCCGGCTTCGAGGTCCGTGACGTGCACCCGTCGCACTACGGCCGCATGTGCCCGATCGAGACCCCTGAAGGCCCGAACATCGGCCTGATCGGCTCGCTCGCCTCGTACGGCCGGGTCAACGCGTTCGGTTTCGTCGAGACCCCGTACCGCAAGGTCGTCAACGGCACCGTCACCGACGATGTCGACTACCTGACCGCCGACGAAGAGGATCGCTTCGTCATCGCCCAGGCCAACGCCGGCCTGTCCGACGACATGCGCTTCACCGAGTCCCGCGTGCTCGTCCGTCGTCGTGGCGGCGAGATCGACTACATCGCCGGTGACGACGTCGACTACATGGACGTCTCGCCGCGCCAGATGGTGTCGGTCGCGACCGCGATGATCCCGTTCCTCGAGCACGACGACGCCAACCGTGCCCTCATGGGCGCGAACATGATGCGTCAGGCCGTGCCGCTCATCAAGTCCGAGGCGCCGCTGGTCGGCACCGGCATGGAGTACCGCTGTGCGGTCGACGCCGGTGACGTACTGAAGTCGGAGAAGGACGGTGTGGTCCAGGAGGTCTCCGCGGACTACGTCACCACCGCCAACGACGACGGCACGTACACCACGTACCGCCTGCACAAGTTCTCCCGCTCGAACCAGGGCACGTCCGTCAACCAGAAGGTTGTCGTGGACGAGGGCGCCCGGGTCGTCACCGGTCAGGTTCTGGCCGACGGTCCGGCGACCGAGAACGGCGAGATGGCGCTCGGCAAGAACCTGCTCGTGGCGTTCATGCCGTGGGAGGGTCACAACTACGAGGACGCGATCATCCTGTCGCAGCGCCTCGTGCAGGACGACGTCCTCTCCTCGATCCACATCGAGGAGCACGAGGTCGACGCCCGTGACACCAAGCTCGGCCCCGAGGAGATCACCCGGGACATCCCGAACGTCTCCGAGGAGGTCCTCGCCGACCTCGACGAGCGCGGCATCATCCGTATCGGTGCCGAGGTCGTCGCCGGTGACATCCTCGTCGGCAAGGTCACGCCCAAGGGTGAGACCGAGCTGACCCCCGAGGAGCGCCTGCTCCGCGCGATCTTCGGTGAGAAGGCGCGCGAGGTGCGCGACACCTCGCTGAAGGTGCCGCACGGCGAGATCGGCAAGGTCATCGGCGTCCGCGTCTTCGACCGTGAAGAGGGCGACGAGCTGCCGCCGGGCGTGAACCAGCTGGTTCGTGTCTACGTGGCGCAGAAGCGCAAGATCACGGACGGTGACAAGCTCGCAGGCCGTCACGGCAACAAGGGTGTTATCTCCAAGATCCTGCCGATCGAGGACATGCCGTTCCTGGAGGACGGCACCCCGGTCGACATCATCCTCAACCCCCTCGGCGTCCCGTCCCGAATGAACCCGGGACAGGTCCTGGAGATCCACCTCGGCTGGCTCGCCAGCCGCGGCTGGGACGTCTCCGGGCTCGGCGAGGAGTGGGCGCAGCGCCTGCAGGCCATCGGTGCCGACCAGGTCGTGCCGGGCACCAACGTCGCCACCCCCGTCTTCGACGGTGCGCGTGAGGACGAGCTCGCGGGTCTGCTGCAGCACACGATCCCGAACCGCGACGGATCGCGCATGGTGCTCCCGACCGGTAAGGCACCGCTGTTCGACGGCCGCTCCGGCGAGCCGTTCCCGGAGCCGGTCTCGGTCGGCTACATGTACATCCTGAAGCTCCACCACCTGGTCGACGACAAGCTGCACGCTCGTTCGACCGGTCCGTACTCGATGATCACCCAGCAGCCGCTGGGTGGTAAGGCCCAGTTCGGTGGCCAGCGCTTCGGTGAGATGGAGGTGTGGGCGCTTGAGGCTTATGGCGCCGCTTACGCCCTCCAGGAGCTGCTGACCATCAAGTCCGACGACGTCACCGGCCGCGTGAAGGTCTACGAGGCCATCGTCAAGGGCGAGAACATCCCCGAGCCCGGCATCCCCGAGTCCTTCAAGGTGCTCATCAAGGAGATGCAGTCCCTGTGCCTCAACGTGGAGGTGCTGTCCTCGGACGGCATGTCCATCGAGATGCGCGACACCGACGAGGACGTCTTCCGCGCAGCGGAGGAGCTTGGCATCGACCTGTCCCGGCGCGAGCCGAGCAGCGTCGAAGAGGTCTGA
- the rplL gene encoding 50S ribosomal protein L7/L12, with protein MAKLSQEELLAQFENLTLIELSEFVKAFEEKFDVTAAAAVAVAGPAGPGAVAEAPEEQDEFDVILTGAGEKKIQVIKVVRELTSLGLKEAKDLVDGAPKPVLEKVAKEAAEKAAESLKGAGASVEVK; from the coding sequence ATGGCGAAGCTGTCCCAGGAAGAGCTGCTCGCGCAGTTCGAGAACCTCACCCTCATCGAGCTCTCCGAGTTCGTGAAGGCCTTCGAGGAGAAGTTCGACGTCACCGCCGCCGCCGCGGTCGCCGTTGCCGGCCCCGCCGGCCCGGGCGCCGTTGCCGAGGCTCCGGAGGAGCAGGACGAGTTCGACGTCATCCTCACGGGTGCCGGCGAGAAGAAGATCCAGGTCATCAAGGTCGTGCGTGAGCTGACCTCGCTGGGTCTGAAGGAGGCCAAGGACCTCGTCGACGGCGCTCCGAAGCCGGTCCTCGAGAAGGTCGCCAAGGAGGCCGCTGAGAAGGCTGCCGAGTCCCTCAAGGGCGCTGGCGCCTCCGTCGAGGTCAAGTAA
- the rplJ gene encoding 50S ribosomal protein L10, which translates to MARPDKAAAVAELADQFRSSNAAVLTEYRGLTVAQLKTLRRSLGEDAQYAVVKNTLTKIAANEAGISTLDDLFNGPTAVAFITGDPVTSAKGLRDFAKDNPNLVIKGGVLDGKALSADEIKKLADLESREVLLAKLAGAMKGKQTQAAQLFQALPSKFVRTAEALRVKLEEQGGAE; encoded by the coding sequence ATGGCAAGGCCCGACAAGGCTGCCGCGGTAGCCGAGCTCGCGGACCAGTTCCGTAGCTCGAACGCCGCTGTGCTGACCGAGTACCGGGGTCTCACCGTGGCGCAGCTCAAGACGCTGCGTCGTTCGCTCGGTGAAGACGCCCAGTACGCCGTGGTGAAGAACACGCTGACCAAGATCGCGGCCAACGAGGCCGGGATCTCTACGCTCGACGACCTGTTCAACGGTCCGACGGCGGTCGCCTTCATCACCGGTGACCCGGTGACGTCGGCGAAGGGTCTTCGTGACTTCGCCAAGGACAACCCCAACCTCGTCATCAAGGGCGGTGTCCTTGACGGCAAGGCGCTGTCCGCCGACGAGATCAAGAAGCTTGCGGACCTCGAGTCCCGCGAGGTTCTGCTCGCCAAGCTGGCGGGCGCCATGAAGGGCAAGCAGACTCAGGCTGCGCAGCTCTTCCAGGCGCTTCCGTCGAAGTTCGTCCGCACTGCGGAGGCGCTTCGCGTCAAGCTCGAAGAGCAGGGCGGTGCCGAGTAA
- the secE gene encoding preprotein translocase subunit SecE gives MTDAVGSIDMPDAEAPESNKKTRKGGKRGKKGPLRRLATFYRQIVAELRKVVWPTRNQLTTYTSVVIVFVVIMIALVTVIDYGLDHAAKYVFG, from the coding sequence GTGACGGACGCCGTGGGCTCCATCGACATGCCTGATGCCGAGGCACCGGAGTCCAATAAGAAGACTCGCAAGGGCGGCAAGCGTGGCAAGAAGGGCCCTCTGAGGCGCCTTGCCACCTTCTACCGCCAGATCGTCGCGGAGCTCCGCAAGGTCGTCTGGCCGACGCGCAATCAGCTGACGACGTACACCTCAGTGGTAATTGTCTTCGTCGTCATCATGATCGCTCTGGTGACCGTGATTGACTATGGACTCGACCACGCCGCCAAGTACGTATTTGGCTGA